A portion of the Edaphobacter lichenicola genome contains these proteins:
- a CDS encoding YicC/YloC family endoribonuclease, with translation MTAIYSMTGYASLRGSVRDSVAFTLTMKSVNHRFLDLHLRLPSSCDALEVQLRRVLKENLRRGHIEVTLQLERRAVTELQLNTGLLEAYVQAFRTAAELHGVTSEPDLNAMLRIPGMMTTEGVGASEIEGLDAAVLSQIVWLVGKLNEGRAQEGASLAAELRASMLRLQAFSEEMAGLRNGVREAQFERLRSRLMELTQGIAVTEERLLAEAAVLAEKSDIEEEIVRLRTHVDRFVAMLDEGGELGKRLDFLLQELNREANTMLSKTSGAAGENSLRITELGLEMKAEIEKAREQVQNLE, from the coding sequence TGGATACGCCAGTCTGCGTGGGTCGGTAAGGGACAGTGTCGCTTTTACACTGACGATGAAGAGCGTTAATCATCGTTTTCTTGATCTCCATCTGCGATTGCCTTCGTCATGCGATGCACTGGAGGTGCAGTTGCGTCGGGTGCTGAAGGAGAATCTGCGGCGAGGCCATATTGAAGTGACGCTGCAGTTGGAGCGCAGGGCTGTCACTGAGCTCCAACTAAACACTGGATTGCTAGAGGCTTATGTGCAGGCCTTCCGTACGGCAGCGGAGCTGCATGGTGTGACGAGCGAGCCTGATCTGAATGCGATGCTACGAATTCCTGGGATGATGACCACGGAGGGTGTAGGAGCGAGTGAGATCGAGGGGCTTGATGCGGCGGTGCTCTCGCAGATTGTGTGGTTGGTGGGGAAGTTGAATGAAGGGCGAGCGCAAGAGGGTGCTTCATTGGCCGCGGAGCTGCGGGCATCGATGTTACGGTTGCAGGCGTTCTCCGAGGAGATGGCTGGACTGCGGAATGGTGTGCGCGAGGCGCAGTTTGAGCGATTGCGCAGTCGATTGATGGAGTTGACGCAAGGTATCGCGGTGACTGAAGAGCGGCTGTTGGCTGAGGCCGCTGTGCTTGCGGAGAAGAGTGACATCGAGGAGGAGATAGTTCGGCTTCGGACGCATGTGGATCGCTTCGTAGCGATGCTAGACGAGGGGGGAGAGCTTGGCAAACGGCTCGACTTTTTGTTGCAGGAGCTGAATCGCGAGGCGAACACGATGCTGTCGAAGACCAGCGGAGCAGCGGGCGAGAACAGTCTGCGAATTACTGAGCTTGGGCTTGAGATGAAGGCCGAGATTGAGAAGGCCCGGGAGCAGGTTCAGAACCTGGAGTAG